The following are encoded in a window of Nocardioides houyundeii genomic DNA:
- a CDS encoding CotH kinase family protein, producing the protein MTRTSCRSPRTAPVHALARAAAVLLALALLFPALSPALSPLARAEAARRAPMPPPETLVINTDGAVPVTSKEDYVAASMQLAGVTRRLEIRGRGNSTWGWPKKPYKIKLKAEAGLLGMPVAQDWVLLAGFADRSSLRSHLALEMARQTRLPWTPRARYVDVVLNGLSQGLYLLTEQVEAGRSRVKVPKNGHLLEIDARFRRSGDPGFKSERGTPVVFKDPDEVSVRQRRTVKRAVRAFEDVLYGPRFADPERGYAAHIDVGSVVDWYLVEELFRNQDSNFHSSVYVTWAPGAKFAMGPVWDFDLSAGSKWNATTLPEGWHTRVGRHWVARMFRDPAFAARVSARWAQLRPTFEAQVAGLPASADVLREAANRDWQLWHGPQGQVTGSVHADSFDGEVAFLRDWLTARARWMSTPEVSFARASWTVRERRRTAWVPVQLLGDSDGPRSVRYRLRGGTATPGADFRLTEGTLEFAPGETMRSFPVHVRPDSLREGAEWLSLELVDPGPGVLLGSASRVRLRIAASDQRLGR; encoded by the coding sequence ATGACCCGCACGAGCTGCCGCTCTCCCCGCACCGCCCCGGTCCACGCCCTGGCGCGGGCTGCCGCAGTGCTGCTTGCCCTGGCGCTGCTGTTCCCGGCCCTGTCCCCGGCGCTGTCTCCGCTGGCCCGCGCCGAGGCGGCGCGCCGGGCTCCCATGCCGCCCCCGGAGACGCTGGTGATCAACACCGACGGTGCCGTCCCGGTGACCAGCAAGGAGGACTACGTGGCAGCCAGCATGCAGCTGGCGGGCGTGACCCGGAGGCTGGAGATCCGCGGCCGGGGGAACTCCACGTGGGGCTGGCCCAAGAAGCCCTACAAGATCAAGCTGAAGGCCGAGGCAGGGCTCCTCGGGATGCCCGTGGCGCAGGACTGGGTGCTGCTGGCCGGCTTCGCCGACCGCAGCTCGCTGCGCAGCCACCTGGCGCTGGAGATGGCCCGGCAGACGCGATTGCCCTGGACGCCGCGGGCCCGCTACGTCGACGTCGTCCTCAACGGCTTGTCCCAGGGGCTCTACCTGCTCACCGAGCAGGTCGAGGCGGGGAGGAGCCGCGTCAAGGTGCCGAAGAACGGGCACCTGCTGGAGATCGACGCCCGCTTCCGGCGCTCCGGCGATCCCGGATTCAAGTCCGAGCGGGGCACTCCGGTGGTGTTCAAGGACCCCGACGAGGTCAGCGTCCGTCAGCGGCGCACGGTCAAGCGCGCGGTGCGCGCCTTCGAGGACGTGCTCTACGGGCCCCGCTTCGCCGACCCCGAGCGGGGGTACGCCGCGCACATCGACGTCGGCTCCGTCGTGGACTGGTACCTGGTGGAGGAGCTCTTCCGCAACCAGGACTCCAACTTCCACTCCAGCGTCTACGTCACCTGGGCGCCGGGTGCGAAGTTCGCGATGGGCCCGGTCTGGGACTTCGACCTGAGCGCGGGCAGCAAGTGGAACGCCACCACGCTCCCCGAGGGCTGGCACACCCGCGTCGGGCGGCACTGGGTGGCCCGGATGTTCCGCGATCCCGCGTTCGCGGCCCGGGTCAGCGCCCGCTGGGCGCAGCTGCGGCCCACCTTCGAGGCGCAGGTGGCGGGGCTCCCGGCCTCGGCGGACGTGCTGCGTGAGGCCGCGAACCGCGACTGGCAGCTGTGGCACGGCCCCCAGGGACAGGTCACCGGGAGCGTGCACGCCGACTCCTTCGACGGCGAGGTGGCCTTCCTCCGGGACTGGCTGACCGCCCGCGCCCGGTGGATGAGCACCCCCGAGGTGTCCTTCGCCCGCGCCAGCTGGACCGTGAGGGAGCGGCGGCGCACGGCCTGGGTGCCGGTGCAGCTGCTCGGCGACAGCGACGGTCCCCGCTCCGTCCGCTACCGCCTGCGCGGCGGTACGGCGACGCCGGGAGCGGACTTCCGCCTCACCGAGGGCACCCTGGAGTTCGCCCCCGGCGAGACGATGAGGTCCTTCCCGGTGCACGTGCGACCGGACTCGCTGCGCGAGGGGGCGGAGTGGCTGTCCCTCGAGCTCGTCGACCCCGGCCCCGGGGTGCTCCTCGGCTCGGCCTCCCGGGTGCGGCTGCGGATCGCGGCCAGCGACCAGCGGCTCGGCCGCTGA
- a CDS encoding GNAT family N-acetyltransferase, giving the protein MRPLLPGRAPGWPARLSEGDLVLRPIEYADEQAWSRCRMRNAAWLQRWEATVPPGAESRPATYRQLVRTLQRKAREGTTMPFVVELEGSLVGQVTVNNIVRGSAQFASVGYWLDQAVAGRGVIPRAVAMVIDHCFSAAGLHRVEICVRPENTNSLRVVEKLGLAEIGYAPRFLHIDGAWRDHRIYAVTVEEVSGSMLARLRAASEQDFRPESQ; this is encoded by the coding sequence GTGAGGCCCCTGCTGCCCGGCCGGGCCCCGGGGTGGCCGGCCCGGCTGAGCGAGGGCGACCTCGTGCTGCGCCCCATCGAGTACGCCGACGAGCAGGCCTGGAGCCGGTGCCGGATGCGCAACGCGGCCTGGCTGCAGCGCTGGGAGGCGACCGTGCCGCCGGGCGCGGAGAGCCGCCCGGCGACGTACCGCCAGCTGGTCAGGACCTTGCAGCGCAAGGCCCGCGAGGGCACCACCATGCCCTTCGTGGTCGAGCTCGAGGGGAGCCTGGTCGGGCAGGTGACGGTGAACAACATCGTGCGCGGCTCGGCCCAGTTCGCCTCCGTCGGCTACTGGCTGGACCAGGCGGTCGCCGGCCGCGGCGTCATCCCGCGCGCGGTCGCGATGGTCATCGACCACTGCTTCTCCGCCGCCGGCCTGCACCGGGTCGAGATCTGCGTCCGTCCGGAGAACACCAACTCCCTGCGCGTGGTGGAGAAGCTGGGGCTGGCCGAGATCGGCTACGCCCCGCGGTTCCTGCACATCGACGGGGCCTGGCGGGACCACCGGATCTACGCGGTCACCGTGGAGGAGGTCTCCGGGAGCATGCTGGCCCGGCTGCGTGCGGCTTCGGAGCAGGACTTTCGGCCGGAATCCCAGTAG
- a CDS encoding MogA/MoaB family molybdenum cofactor biosynthesis protein: MPGAVVVASNRAADGVYPDETGPLIVEFLNRLGFVAGDAAVVHDGDPVAGAIRAAVDAGARVVLTTGGTGLTPTDRTPEATAAVLDFEVPGIAEAIRAHGVAKGVPTAMLSRGLAGVRGTCLVVNLPGSRGGVKDGLAVLEPVLVHAVEQLVGGDHDRGAP, encoded by the coding sequence CTGCCGGGCGCGGTCGTCGTCGCCTCGAACCGGGCAGCCGACGGTGTCTACCCCGACGAGACGGGCCCGCTCATCGTGGAGTTCCTCAACCGGCTCGGCTTCGTCGCCGGAGACGCCGCGGTGGTCCACGACGGCGACCCGGTCGCCGGCGCGATCCGGGCCGCGGTCGACGCCGGTGCCCGCGTGGTGCTCACCACGGGCGGCACGGGCCTGACCCCGACCGACCGGACGCCGGAGGCCACCGCGGCCGTCCTGGACTTCGAGGTGCCGGGCATCGCCGAGGCGATCCGGGCCCACGGGGTGGCAAAGGGGGTGCCGACCGCGATGCTCTCCCGGGGGCTCGCCGGGGTGCGTGGGACCTGCCTGGTGGTCAACCTGCCGGGTTCCCGGGGCGGGGTCAAGGACGGCCTGGCGGTGCTGGAGCCGGTCCTGGTGCACGCGGTCGAGCAGCTGGTGGGCGGAGACCACGACCGGGGCGCCCCGTGA
- the moaC gene encoding cyclic pyranopterin monophosphate synthase MoaC: MDRLTHVDEAGAARMVDVSAKAVTARTATASGRVLVSARVVELLRGAGVPKGDTLAVARLAGIMGAKQTPSLIPLCHPLALSAVSVDLEVQDDAVAISASVSTTDRTGVEMEALTAVATAALTVVDMVKAVDKAAVITDIRVETKTGGKSGDWSA; this comes from the coding sequence ATGGACCGACTGACCCACGTCGACGAGGCCGGCGCCGCCCGGATGGTGGACGTCTCCGCCAAGGCCGTGACCGCCCGCACCGCGACCGCGTCGGGCCGGGTCCTGGTCTCGGCGAGGGTGGTCGAGCTGCTGCGTGGCGCCGGGGTGCCCAAGGGCGACACCCTGGCGGTGGCCCGGCTGGCCGGCATCATGGGCGCCAAGCAGACCCCGTCGCTGATCCCGCTGTGCCACCCGCTGGCGCTCTCCGCGGTCAGCGTCGACCTGGAGGTGCAGGACGACGCCGTGGCGATCTCCGCGAGCGTCTCCACCACCGACCGCACCGGCGTGGAGATGGAGGCGCTGACGGCCGTCGCCACGGCGGCGCTGACGGTCGTCGACATGGTCAAGGCCGTGGACAAGGCGGCCGTCATCACCGACATCCGGGTGGAGACCAAGACCGGCGGCAAGTCGGGGGACTGGTCGGCGTGA
- the glp gene encoding gephyrin-like molybdotransferase Glp, with the protein MPDLLPVDDLVQRVLAGVSPLSDFPQPLMEALGMAVAEDVFAEVALPSFDNSAMDGYAVRLDDVAGATQDSPVRLPVVGEIGAGQAKLLALSPGTAVKIMTGAPVPTGADCVVPYEWTDRGVVQVEITRAPSPGQHIRRTGEDVSVGDKLLEHGTVLGPRHLGLLASVGRATVRSRPRPRVVIISTGSELRDPGTALGHDSIYDGNSFLLAAAARAAGATAYRVGIVPDEPRAFREALSDQLVRADLVVTSGGVSEGDYDVVKEALSELGTVWFGRVAMQPGKPQGFGTVGEDRVPIFTLPGNPVSAYISFQVFVLPALRRMMGKLPYQRPTRRARLTHPISSVPGKRQFVRGAFDVDGGGPFVSPVGGHGSHLIGDLAAANALVVVPEDVTSVSAGEMVQVLSLDEEF; encoded by the coding sequence ATGCCTGACCTGCTGCCCGTCGACGACCTGGTCCAGCGCGTCCTGGCCGGGGTGTCCCCGCTCTCGGACTTCCCCCAGCCGCTGATGGAGGCGCTGGGCATGGCGGTGGCCGAGGACGTCTTCGCCGAGGTCGCCCTGCCCAGCTTCGACAACTCCGCGATGGACGGGTACGCCGTCCGCCTCGACGACGTCGCCGGTGCGACCCAGGACTCCCCGGTGCGGCTGCCGGTGGTGGGCGAGATCGGCGCCGGCCAGGCCAAGCTGCTGGCGCTCTCGCCCGGCACGGCGGTGAAGATCATGACCGGCGCACCGGTGCCCACCGGCGCGGACTGCGTGGTGCCGTACGAGTGGACCGACCGGGGAGTGGTCCAGGTCGAGATCACCCGCGCCCCGTCACCGGGACAGCACATCCGGCGTACCGGCGAGGACGTCTCGGTCGGGGACAAGCTGCTCGAGCACGGCACCGTGCTGGGGCCGCGGCACCTCGGGCTGCTGGCCTCGGTCGGGCGGGCGACGGTGCGCTCCCGCCCCCGGCCCCGGGTGGTGATCATCTCCACCGGCTCCGAGCTGCGCGACCCGGGCACGGCGCTGGGTCACGACTCCATCTACGACGGCAACTCCTTCCTGCTCGCGGCCGCCGCCCGGGCGGCCGGTGCGACGGCGTACCGGGTGGGGATCGTGCCGGACGAGCCGCGGGCCTTCCGGGAGGCGCTCAGCGACCAGCTGGTGCGCGCCGACCTGGTGGTCACCAGCGGCGGCGTCAGCGAGGGCGACTACGACGTGGTCAAGGAGGCTCTCTCCGAGCTCGGCACGGTGTGGTTCGGCCGGGTCGCGATGCAGCCCGGCAAGCCCCAAGGCTTCGGCACCGTGGGGGAGGACCGGGTGCCGATCTTCACGCTGCCCGGCAACCCGGTCTCGGCCTACATCTCCTTCCAGGTCTTCGTGCTCCCGGCGCTGCGCCGGATGATGGGAAAGCTGCCCTACCAGCGCCCCACCCGCCGGGCCCGGCTCACCCACCCGATCTCCTCTGTCCCGGGCAAGCGGCAGTTCGTGCGCGGCGCCTTCGACGTCGACGGCGGGGGCCCGTTCGTCTCACCGGTGGGCGGCCACGGCTCGCACCTGATCGGCGACCTGGCAGCCGCCAACGCCCTGGTCGTGGTGCCCGAGGACGTCACGAGCGTCTCCGCCGGCGAGATGGTCCAGGTGCTGTCCCTGGACGAGGAGTTCTGA
- a CDS encoding UTP--glucose-1-phosphate uridylyltransferase, with translation MASNGNNSGLDRARTKMREAGVDELAVETFAHYFRLLEHGETGMVPEESIEPLDMESLADAQVAEADAAEAIGACVVIKLNGGLGTSMGMNRAKSLLCVRRGLSFLDIIARQVLHLREKYDARLPLIFMNSFRTSEDTMAALARYDELPVEGLPLEFLQNKEPKLLAKTLQPVAWPRDPDLEWCPPGHGDIYTALRSSGLLAQLIAAGYRYAFVSNSDNLGAVPDPQVAGWFATSGAPFAIEAVRRTPSDRKGGHFARRRSDGRIVLRESAQTLEADKEALADLDRHKYTSTNNLWFDLQAMQDLLDARQGILGLPLIRNVKNVDPADPASPEVIQVETAMGAAIEVFDGARTIEVGRDRFVPVKTTNDLLVLRSDIYDLGADFVLDQASDRVPFVDLDSDFYKLVGEFDKRFPEGAPSMRAARSLRVSGDWTFGRGVVLEGDVALESPSAQRIAPGAVLAGEDPDA, from the coding sequence ATGGCTAGCAACGGCAACAACAGCGGGCTCGACCGGGCCCGCACCAAGATGCGCGAGGCGGGCGTCGACGAGCTCGCCGTCGAGACGTTCGCGCACTACTTCCGCCTCCTCGAGCACGGTGAGACCGGGATGGTCCCCGAGGAGTCGATCGAGCCGCTGGACATGGAGTCCCTGGCCGACGCCCAGGTCGCCGAGGCCGACGCGGCCGAGGCCATCGGCGCCTGCGTGGTGATCAAGCTCAACGGCGGTCTGGGCACCTCGATGGGGATGAACCGGGCCAAGTCGCTGCTGTGCGTGCGCCGCGGACTCTCGTTCCTCGACATCATCGCCCGCCAGGTGCTGCACCTGCGGGAGAAGTACGACGCCCGGCTCCCGCTGATCTTCATGAACAGCTTCCGCACCTCCGAGGACACGATGGCGGCCCTCGCGCGCTACGACGAGCTGCCGGTCGAGGGGCTGCCCCTGGAGTTCCTGCAGAACAAGGAGCCCAAGCTGCTCGCCAAGACGCTGCAGCCGGTCGCCTGGCCCCGGGACCCCGACCTGGAGTGGTGCCCGCCCGGTCACGGCGACATCTACACCGCGCTGCGCTCCAGCGGGCTGCTGGCCCAGCTCATCGCGGCCGGCTACCGCTACGCGTTCGTCTCCAACTCCGACAACCTCGGCGCGGTGCCGGACCCCCAGGTGGCCGGCTGGTTCGCCACCTCCGGCGCGCCGTTCGCGATCGAGGCCGTCCGGCGTACCCCGTCGGACCGCAAGGGCGGCCACTTCGCCCGCCGCCGCAGCGACGGCCGCATCGTGCTGCGCGAGTCCGCACAGACGCTGGAGGCCGACAAGGAGGCCCTGGCCGACCTGGACCGGCACAAGTACACCTCCACCAACAACCTGTGGTTCGACCTGCAGGCGATGCAGGACCTGCTGGACGCCCGCCAGGGGATCCTGGGCCTGCCGCTGATCCGCAACGTCAAGAACGTCGATCCCGCCGACCCCGCGTCCCCGGAGGTGATCCAGGTGGAGACCGCGATGGGCGCGGCGATCGAGGTCTTCGACGGGGCGCGCACCATCGAGGTCGGGCGCGACCGGTTCGTGCCGGTCAAGACCACCAACGACCTGCTGGTGCTGCGCTCGGACATCTACGACCTGGGTGCGGACTTCGTCCTGGACCAGGCCAGCGACCGGGTGCCGTTCGTCGACCTGGACAGCGACTTCTACAAGCTGGTCGGGGAGTTCGACAAGCGCTTCCCCGAGGGTGCGCCGTCCATGCGGGCGGCCCGCTCGTTGCGGGTGAGCGGGGACTGGACCTTCGGGCGCGGGGTGGTGCTCGAGGGCGACGTCGCCCTGGAGAGCCCCTCGGCCCAGCGCATCGCCCCGGGTGCGGTGCTGGCCGGCGAGGACCCGGATGCCTGA
- a CDS encoding 5-formyltetrahydrofolate cyclo-ligase, protein MNPHQVPTAKLALRDQVLAARRRRSLAESAELAARSCEHLLAHPAVRRAGCVAAYVSVSREPGTGLLLDALRAAGKRVLLPVLLADNDLDWAVYTSAEDLLPATRGTMAPRGPLLGVEAIAAADAVLVPGLAVSPTGLRLGRGGGSYDRALARVPAGTFTAVLLHPDEVGLDVPGQDHDRTVTAVATGDGVLTLNAGG, encoded by the coding sequence GTGAATCCCCACCAGGTGCCCACAGCCAAGCTCGCGCTGCGCGACCAGGTGCTGGCCGCCCGGCGTCGCCGGTCGCTTGCGGAGTCCGCCGAGCTCGCGGCCCGCAGCTGCGAGCACCTGCTCGCGCACCCCGCCGTACGCCGGGCCGGATGCGTCGCGGCGTACGTCTCGGTGAGCCGGGAGCCGGGCACCGGACTGCTGCTCGACGCGCTCCGTGCGGCCGGCAAACGGGTGCTGCTGCCGGTGCTGCTGGCCGACAACGACCTGGACTGGGCGGTCTACACCTCGGCCGAGGACCTGCTCCCGGCGACCCGGGGCACCATGGCGCCCCGGGGCCCGCTGCTGGGGGTCGAGGCGATCGCCGCCGCCGACGCCGTGCTGGTGCCCGGGCTGGCGGTCTCGCCGACCGGGCTGCGGCTGGGCCGGGGCGGCGGCTCCTACGACCGGGCCCTGGCCCGGGTGCCCGCCGGCACCTTCACCGCGGTGCTGCTGCACCCCGACGAGGTCGGTCTGGACGTCCCCGGCCAGGACCACGACCGGACGGTCACCGCGGTCGCCACCGGCGACGGGGTGCTGACCCTCAACGCTGGGGGCTGA
- a CDS encoding penicillin acylase family protein: MTDQTVSAHGSPDEAAARRSWWRTFRAWPRWARIPAYVATGLVLVLLAAAVGGLVLYRKPLPQTSGTVELPGLGAEVEVLRDEHGIPQVYADSDADLMRAQGYVHAQERFYEMDVRRHVTAGRLAELFGTDGLVTDKMIRTMGWRRVAEQELGLISAETRSALDSYAAGVNAYLAQHSASDIAVEYTLLRASGLDYTPEPWTAVDSLAWLKAMAWDLRGNMGEEIDRVVTSLDQSPEGVATLFPPYDFDRATPIVTRGAVVDGVFEQDATRNATRNPRRVALAPEAVAALDGLRDSLEEMPALIGRGDALGSNSWVVAGEHTATGQPLLANDPHLGVSLPGIWMQMGLHCRVVAADCTLDVAGFTFSGVPGVVIGHNADIAWGFTNLGPDVSDLFLEKVQGSTWTYDGHQEPLRVREETIVVRDADDFTLRVRETAHGPLISDVSGEISSVGANSGGYAVSLAWTALQPSTTADAILLLNRAADWDEFRAAASRFAVPSQNLVYADREGHIGYQAPGLVPIRQSGNDGSMPAEGWLPENDWTGEFVPFDGLPSVLDPEEGFIVTANQAVIGPEYPYALTSDWDHGYRSERIRDLLEAELADGGDITVDEMAAMQTDELNPIAATLVPYLLEVDGLPRGYYREGLAELADWDLREGAESGAAAYFNVVWSNLLRLAFADDLRARIAPTGGDRWFKVVADLLDDPAADLWDDRRTEDVREVRDDVLREALMAARDEITKRQSVRPQEWSWGHLHRLDLRNQTLGGSGIGAVEWLLNRDGFEVGGGSGVVNATGWDASQGYGVTSAPSMRMVVSLADFDDSRWINLTGVSGHPASGHYVDQTELYVAGRTLPWVFGRKGVEDAAEDTLVLSPQR; the protein is encoded by the coding sequence ATGACCGACCAGACCGTCTCCGCCCACGGCAGCCCCGACGAGGCTGCCGCGCGCCGCTCCTGGTGGCGCACCTTCCGGGCCTGGCCGCGCTGGGCCCGCATCCCGGCGTACGTCGCGACCGGGCTCGTCCTGGTGCTGCTGGCGGCCGCCGTCGGGGGCCTGGTGCTCTACCGCAAGCCGCTGCCCCAGACCTCGGGGACGGTGGAGCTGCCCGGGCTGGGGGCCGAGGTCGAGGTGCTCCGCGACGAGCACGGCATCCCCCAGGTGTACGCCGACTCCGACGCCGACCTGATGCGGGCCCAGGGCTACGTGCACGCCCAGGAGCGGTTCTACGAGATGGACGTGCGGCGCCACGTGACCGCGGGCCGGCTCGCCGAGCTCTTCGGCACCGACGGCCTGGTGACCGACAAGATGATCCGGACCATGGGCTGGCGCCGGGTGGCCGAGCAGGAGCTGGGGCTGATCAGCGCGGAGACCCGCTCCGCCCTGGACTCCTACGCCGCCGGGGTCAACGCCTACCTGGCCCAGCACTCGGCCTCCGACATCGCCGTGGAGTACACGCTGCTGCGGGCCAGCGGCCTGGACTACACCCCCGAGCCGTGGACCGCGGTGGACTCGCTGGCCTGGCTCAAGGCGATGGCCTGGGACCTGCGCGGCAACATGGGCGAGGAGATCGACCGGGTGGTGACCTCGCTGGACCAGAGCCCCGAGGGCGTCGCCACGCTCTTCCCGCCCTACGACTTCGACCGCGCCACGCCGATCGTCACCCGGGGCGCGGTGGTCGACGGCGTGTTCGAGCAGGACGCGACCCGCAACGCCACCCGCAACCCGCGTCGCGTGGCCCTGGCGCCCGAGGCGGTCGCTGCTCTGGACGGCCTGCGGGACTCCCTGGAGGAGATGCCGGCGCTGATCGGGCGGGGTGACGCGCTGGGCTCCAACTCCTGGGTGGTCGCGGGCGAGCACACCGCCACGGGGCAGCCGCTGCTGGCCAACGACCCGCACCTGGGGGTGAGCCTGCCGGGCATCTGGATGCAGATGGGCCTGCACTGTCGTGTCGTCGCCGCCGACTGCACCCTGGACGTCGCCGGCTTCACCTTCTCCGGCGTCCCCGGGGTGGTCATCGGCCACAACGCCGACATCGCCTGGGGCTTCACCAACCTGGGCCCCGACGTCTCCGACCTGTTCCTGGAGAAGGTGCAGGGCAGCACCTGGACCTACGACGGCCACCAGGAGCCGCTGCGGGTGCGCGAGGAGACCATCGTGGTCCGGGACGCCGACGACTTCACGCTGCGGGTGCGCGAGACCGCCCACGGACCGCTGATCTCCGACGTCTCCGGCGAGATCAGCTCGGTGGGTGCCAACTCCGGCGGGTACGCCGTGTCCCTGGCGTGGACCGCGCTGCAGCCGAGCACCACCGCCGACGCGATCCTGCTGCTCAACCGGGCCGCGGACTGGGACGAGTTCCGCGCCGCGGCCTCCCGCTTCGCGGTGCCCTCCCAGAACCTGGTCTACGCCGACCGGGAGGGCCACATCGGCTACCAGGCCCCCGGCCTGGTGCCGATCCGCCAGTCCGGCAACGACGGGTCCATGCCCGCGGAGGGATGGCTGCCGGAGAACGACTGGACCGGCGAGTTCGTCCCCTTCGACGGCCTGCCCTCGGTGCTGGACCCTGAGGAGGGGTTCATCGTCACCGCCAACCAGGCGGTCATCGGGCCGGAGTACCCCTACGCGCTGACCTCGGACTGGGACCACGGCTACCGCTCCGAGCGGATCCGGGACCTGCTCGAGGCCGAGCTGGCCGACGGGGGAGACATCACCGTCGACGAGATGGCCGCGATGCAGACCGACGAGCTCAACCCGATCGCCGCCACCCTGGTGCCCTACCTGCTCGAGGTGGACGGACTGCCGCGGGGCTACTACCGCGAGGGGCTCGCGGAGCTGGCCGACTGGGACCTGCGAGAGGGCGCCGAGAGCGGCGCTGCGGCGTACTTCAACGTGGTGTGGTCCAACCTGCTGCGCCTGGCCTTCGCCGACGACCTGCGCGCCCGGATCGCGCCGACCGGGGGCGACCGGTGGTTCAAGGTGGTGGCGGACCTGCTCGACGACCCGGCAGCCGACCTGTGGGACGACCGCCGTACCGAGGACGTGCGGGAGGTCCGCGACGACGTCCTGCGGGAGGCGCTGATGGCCGCGCGCGACGAGATCACCAAGCGTCAGTCCGTGCGGCCCCAAGAGTGGAGCTGGGGACACCTGCACCGGCTGGACCTGCGCAACCAGACGCTCGGGGGCTCCGGGATCGGCGCGGTGGAGTGGCTGCTGAACCGTGACGGCTTCGAGGTCGGCGGCGGCTCCGGCGTGGTCAACGCCACCGGCTGGGACGCGTCCCAGGGCTACGGCGTCACCTCGGCGCCCTCGATGCGGATGGTGGTCTCGCTCGCCGACTTCGACGACTCCCGGTGGATCAACCTCACCGGCGTCTCGGGGCATCCGGCCAGCGGGCACTACGTGGACCAGACCGAGCTGTACGTCGCGGGGCGCACCCTGCCGTGGGTCTTCGGTCGCAAGGGCGTCGAGGACGCCGCCGAGGACACCCTGGTGCTCAGCCCCCAGCGTTGA
- a CDS encoding FmdB family zinc ribbon protein, whose translation MPTYQYACTECGHAFEQFQSFNDDALTVCPQCDGRLRKVFNAVGVVFKGSGFYRTDSRSGSSASVPAASDSSSSKPASAPAKDSGSSSSPSSTAPAAS comes from the coding sequence GTGCCGACCTACCAGTACGCCTGCACCGAGTGCGGGCACGCGTTCGAGCAGTTCCAGAGCTTCAACGACGACGCGTTGACCGTCTGCCCCCAGTGCGACGGGCGCCTGCGCAAGGTGTTCAACGCCGTCGGCGTGGTCTTCAAGGGATCCGGTTTCTACCGGACCGACAGCCGCTCCGGCTCCTCGGCCAGCGTGCCGGCTGCCTCGGACTCGTCCTCCTCGAAGCCCGCCTCCGCACCCGCGAAGGACTCCGGCTCGTCCTCGTCGCCCAGCTCGACCGCGCCTGCCGCCAGCTGA
- a CDS encoding SAF domain-containing protein, translating into MVFLGSPAARVRGLRRRVLAHRRLLAFGCAAAAAAAAVTATAPPPAPSERVLVATRDLPSGTVLAPGDLTRAAWPAGAAPDGAVRLAVGRTLAAPVRRGEPMTDLRLTTPGLLQGYPGLVAVPVRVPDPAVVALLRVGDRVDLLAADPETATAEVVARSAEVLALPSEVESPAQGATGRLVVLGLAADEVAPVSVAAVRDFITLTFSG; encoded by the coding sequence ATGGTCTTCCTCGGGTCCCCTGCCGCCCGCGTCCGCGGCCTGCGCCGCCGAGTGCTGGCGCACCGCCGCCTGCTGGCCTTCGGGTGCGCCGCAGCGGCGGCTGCCGCCGCGGTCACCGCGACCGCGCCCCCGCCTGCCCCGTCCGAGCGGGTCCTCGTGGCGACGCGCGACCTGCCCTCGGGCACCGTCCTCGCGCCGGGCGACCTGACCCGAGCCGCCTGGCCCGCGGGCGCCGCCCCGGACGGCGCCGTGCGGCTCGCGGTGGGCCGCACCCTGGCCGCCCCGGTGCGCCGGGGCGAGCCCATGACCGACTTGCGGCTCACCACGCCGGGGCTGCTCCAGGGCTATCCGGGCTTGGTGGCGGTGCCGGTTCGCGTCCCCGACCCGGCCGTGGTGGCCCTGCTGCGCGTCGGGGACCGAGTCGACCTGCTGGCCGCCGACCCCGAGACGGCGACTGCCGAGGTGGTGGCCCGCTCGGCCGAGGTGCTGGCGCTGCCGAGCGAGGTCGAGTCACCCGCGCAGGGCGCCACCGGCCGCCTGGTGGTGCTGGGCCTGGCGGCGGACGAGGTGGCGCCGGTCTCGGTCGCGGCCGTCAGGGACTTCATCACGCTCACCTTCTCGGGCTAG
- a CDS encoding MscL family protein — protein sequence MTGFKNFIMKGNLVELAVAFIMATAFAAVVTATVALLMDLVGKIGDQPDFSNYAPGASRWVPGSPR from the coding sequence ATGACCGGCTTCAAGAACTTCATCATGAAGGGCAATCTGGTCGAGCTGGCCGTCGCCTTCATCATGGCCACGGCCTTCGCGGCGGTCGTCACGGCCACGGTGGCCCTGCTCATGGACCTGGTGGGCAAGATCGGGGACCAGCCGGACTTCTCCAACTACGCCCCGGGGGCGTCTCGGTGGGTGCCTGGATCACCGCGGTGA
- a CDS encoding MscL family protein, giving the protein MISFLILAAVVYFAIVLPYTKVQDRYFPKSEEGTPQDIALLEEIRDLLKTRGV; this is encoded by the coding sequence GTGATCTCGTTCCTGATCCTGGCCGCGGTCGTCTACTTCGCGATCGTGCTGCCCTACACCAAGGTCCAGGACAGGTACTTCCCCAAGTCGGAGGAGGGCACGCCGCAGGACATCGCACTGCTCGAGGAGATCCGGGACCTGCTCAAGACCCGCGGCGTCTGA